The sequence below is a genomic window from Sebastes fasciatus isolate fSebFas1 chromosome 18, fSebFas1.pri, whole genome shotgun sequence.
TTGATAAATATAgatgtttttaatttatcatcagtgtttgttgatgtttttcagaGAGCGGGCGTCAGTGGGtgatctgtgagggtttccagTTCATCCTGAGGAACCAGGCCAACGCTCTGGTCAAACTGGGAGTCAGTCCACGATTCAAGGTCAGCTGGTTTTATTCCTGTTACGTTGAGACTGCAGGGAGAGAAGCCCGTTCTGATTTAAATGCTGTTGTTTCAGGATGAAGTGTTGTGTCAGCTGTGGAGGATCTACCTGCAGAAGAGTCGACAGGCGTACACCCACAACCCAGCGAGGACCGCAAGGTTCAACGTGGTCCGTTCACACACTTATGCATACATATTCAtaattttatattgtttatatctatttctttattattattattattattattatattttttcctattttattttttataatttttgtctTCATTTTCCATACCATttagaatattattattatcattattacctTTTtcctattttgttttattttattttataatttttttcttaattttccaTTCCATTTAAAATactattattaccattattacattttttttaattttgttttattttataattttttgtcTTCATTTTCCATTCCATTTagaatattatcattattaccttttttcctattttgttttttttcatttgctaatttttgttttaattttcaattccatttgaaatattattattatcattattaacttttttcttattttattttatttgtaataatttattaaaattaactacagtctctctgtctgtctctcctcagCGAGGTCCGAACTCGGACTCGGACAGTGCAGCTGATTTGTCCGTCATGTCGGCCAGCGAGACGGACGGAGACACAAACCCGTCCAGCAGCGCCGCCTCCAATGCAGGTAGAGTTATACATTAATAAATCAGCGTCTCTGTGTGATTGGTCCAGTAGCATCCATGTGACCGTATTAAAGAACCCACAGTTGGTGAAacgctcctttaactccacaGGGAGTTCCAGTGATTGGTCGCAGTGTTCGGGCTCCGTGGACGCCGCCAGCTACCTGTCTGCCCGGCTGAGGAGGAGTCGACACACTCTGATGAGCATGAAGAAGACTCTGGCTCTGATCCACCTCGCTCTGGTCTGGAGCCGCGAGCCGCTGACGCTCAGCGACCTGCTCAGGTAACCAGACACACACCTGGATATTCAAAAACAACGTTAACAACATTATAGGAATACTTCACCCTAAACAGATTGATTTATTGTCCTAGATATCTGAAACAGTCGgttgatgtgtttgttttcaggttGGTGAATGAAGGTCACGTCCCGTACGTCAACGCTTACGAGGAACTTCCTGACGAGATGAAGCTCGACGGCAAAGACGGTCTCATCTTCAGAGTCGAGGTCAGAAACCAATCAGCTCCTGATACTGAATCAATACTGTGATCAATCGTGTAAATAAAAGTTGTCTGTCCAGTCAGAGTTTTAGTTTCATGTGTTTCACTTTAAACAAACtgcatcccataataacctgtCAAATAAAACACTATGAAGTCAGTGGAGAGAGACTGAAGTACTGAAGTTGAAGATGGTGTACTTGTTTTCCTCCACAGAGTGTCCCTCCACACCGGGCGGTGCATAAGGAGGCTCAGACTCTTCTTCTGTTCCTGCAGCTTCCTGCTTTTCCTCCAATCAGCCGGCAGAGTCTGCTGCACCCGGCGCTGCTCAGCCTGCGCTACCTGACGGACGCCAACCTGCCCGGTAACAgcagtactaatactactgatagtacGACTGATAGTACTGTGTGAACGATAATAACCTTTTCAAACTGTATTAAACTGGTACGTTTTGATTGGTTAATTATTTCCCTCCCAGACGAGCTCCACCCGTTGGTCTGCAGGCTGATGGAGCGCGCCGGTATGGCGGATCAGTCGCTCCACACGTTCGACCTCTTGGCTCATCCCGTCCTGCCGCGTTACGACGTTCAGACCGCCGCCCTCGTCGTCGTCACCATGAAGCTCGTCTTCGGCCTGGACGACCACACCGAATGGTAATGATTGAAATGATTAAAGGGTCACGTTTTTATCCTTTTATTAATAACAAACATCTGGTGAAGTGATCCTTTTAATCTATATGTTTATTAATCGGTTGATTTCAGGCCGACAGCAGCAGATTAAATGAAAACGCAGTTCAGTGACGTTTTAGAGCCAATCAGGAACAAGACCAGCTGTGATGCGTTTCCtgcattttattaaaatgtattacaatTATTTAATGAACTTTGTCcaataaaatgtctttttgaAACATGATTGATCACAGAGAAGAAAGTTTTTTTCACTTGACACTTTGGTTTTGTGTCTTTTAGGGATTTATCCAATGAAACAGGCGACCAGGACGACAAAGGTGAGTTCTTCACCTCCAAACTGATCATTTACATATTTCATAACCTttgttattacacggctttgttgaatactcgattctgattgggcAATCACgacattctacggtctgttattttctttataacTGATGTCCGACTCTGGCGGAcaatttttgtgtcaaattattggtTTCTTATAACTATAAAcaagataatgtacagctagcaggtcattgttgccGCTAGCTGTACGCGTCGAggtgccgcatcgccctgtcggggtttatttcataacaatgaccggctcgctgacattttttcacagtgtgttttcagttcatcagagTTAATTGGAATCTTTTGGTTGCCTGAAATCATCTTATTCAGAGTTCGGTTTTActttgctccaccctctcgtgtcacatcTAGTTCCAAATAAAACAACCTGGCAACGACCAAAAACCATGATGGAGActtcaattaaatttatttttatttagcatcaaatcataactgaagttatctcaagacgcttttcatGTAGAGCAGGTcaagaccgtactctataatttagagacccaacaagagatcccccatgagcatgtaAACCTAGATGGCGACGGCGAAAAACctagatggcgatggccaaattGCAGAACTCGAGGATTCAAAAAGGTcactccacaaaccaatgggtgacgtcacggtgactacgtcttCTTATATCCAGTCTATGTGTGTGACAGGAAACATGTTCAACCTGAGGAGGTGGTTCAGACTCCTGCAGGCCGCTCTGATCAAAGCTCAGCGGAGGAGAGACCACGACATCGCCAGGTGAGTCATGAACAACTGTTAAATTAAACGAATTGTCAGGCAATAAACTCATTCTTTCATCACTAATGTATCAGTAGGTATTTATTGTTTCTCTCCGTCTCGTCCACAGGAAACAGTGGACAGCTAAGAAACCTATTTACCAAGTGAGAAAGCAGAAATGGACCgtgatgaaaaagaaaagtaagAATCTGAGTTTGTAGCTCAGCGGTTTTCAAAGTTTGACGCTCAGACAAGACTGAGACAACTGTGCCGTCTAACAGCAGTTTTTATCTGGTGCAAATATCTGCAGATGAATACTGATAGTGCATCATGAAAAGGGTTAGTATTATTTTGTGCAGAAACTAAAGCAgctcttgtgtgtttgtgtccgttCAGGAACAGCAGAACAGGTGCAGATCTGTTTTGAGAAGCTGTCTTCTCGTCCGGCGAATGTCGAGCGCGTCGATCCGTCCAGCTTCCAGTTCTGTTGGGGGGACGAGGACGGAGCGGACGGACCCAGTCTGCACCAGAAGACGCTGGATGGAGTTATGACCCTGAGGGACGACGTCCTGACTCCCTCCAACTCTACATACTGGCAGCCAGCATTCAGAGACAGCCGGTACGATTAAATAATGACCACTCGACCTTTGACCCCTGTGCTTCGGACCCTCCAGTCGCATGAAACTTAGATTAGGACTAGTCTTGGCCTTAGACAGTCTTAGATTGTCAAGTTAGACTAGTCTAATTATGCCTGTCTGCTGCATACAAACTAGTAGAAGGTCAGTTAGCTAACGATTTCacctgtttatccattacttttctGGATTCTAGTACCATATTCTTGAATTGTTTCTGAACATATTTAATGTTCGAACGACTGTTGGATTTATGCAGTTTTCCTTTTCGGATTTTTTGTCTTCTGTTACGTGTCTTATTTCACATGCATTGCACGACGGGGTATCTAAGTCAGTCTTTCACATtcattatttagtttatttctaTGGTCTTACATTAGTCACTCATATggaagctttatgcaacaggtAGATTTAAGTGTCTATAGCACATCTGAGTTACATTTAACACAAAGACTGGGTCTAGTTTTATGCAGTTGGCCCGGTagagacttcttcttcttttgatttcttcttcatctctacAGGATGTGCACGAGTGTTTACTCGGAGTTGGAGGCGAGGCTGCCCCGGATGTTCGTCTGGCTGCTGCAGCTCTTCTGCTTCCTGCTGGACGTGAAGCCGGCGTACCTGTTAGAGGAGGTGCTGAAGGTGGAGAGACGAGTCATCGGCAGCAAAAAgtccaggaggaggaagaaaaagacgGAGACCAGGACCGGGACCAGGACCAGATCTCGGGGAGGCCCAGAAACCGGAGAAACAAGATGAAAAACTTTCAAGTAACGTAAGCTGTTTGTCCAGGAATGACACTTTAACATCATGTTACCATCGGTGCATTCAAGGACGCTCTGAAATCAAAGTTCTGAGAGTCGTCTGCTGTCTGAAAAtcaaacccttttttttttcacgctGTGTGTGAAGTGTTCTGTGAACGTCACAGGTTTGATTTCAGCTGCAGTCGGTTCCTTAAAGACACAGTGAACTGAAAACTGTCCTGTTAATGTGTGTTGAAATGTTCATTTATCTCTttaaaacacatatatatataatattttttaaaggtctcatattatgctcattttcaggttcacacttgtattttgtgtttctattagaacatgtttacattctgtaatgttaaaaaaaacacgttatattcctcgtactgtctgcctgaatatacctgtatttaccctgtctgaaacgctccgttttagtgcatttcaacggaattgcgttgctaggcaaccgcTTGGGTCCATGATTACTTCTtgccagctgatgtcattaacatacactgcaacaggaaataaactgggacacatttagaatgtttatgtttaaaaccgcgtaatggtctaaatattgtatatttgtgacatcacaaatggacagaaatcctaacggcttgtttcaaacgcacaatttctggaTACAGGCTGTGTATTTCagcgtatattgagtgttttgatagtttaacagtatttataaagcacttaaacctattTTATGATGtataagacctgaaaatctcactttctacaatatgggacctttaagactctGTTATatacagttacataaagttttTTTGTGCGTTGGTATCGACTCAAAGTGTTCAAAGACAAAGTGACTCTAAAAtgtttcttgtgtttgttttttactgataaTATGTGCCAGATTGAACTCACATGATCATCACGTTTATCACAAATGTTATTTAATAAATGAGCCAAAATGATCATCAGCGGACTCTATTTTGTCATTCGATTCGTCGTTTGAATCATTTTTCAAACTAGACTATTGtcattttctgctttctctcAGTTTCACATCGAAGTAAACTGACTATTTTTaggacaaaacaaacagttgAAGACGTCATTTTCTAGCTGAGGTTGTTTTTCAGGCTGAATCAGAGACAAAGAAACATCAGAGAGCTGCAGTGACCTGGAGAGAGCAGCAGGGGGCGGCCAGTTCATTCATACTGAGACTGAACTCTGCAGTGATTCTACAGCTGGTAGAAATACAGAGGATGGATGGTAGTCAGGATTCATCTCTTTGTCTCAGACTCTACAAATAACAACTTTCTGATAATAATTCATCCACAAGAACTCATCAGAAGGTGAAGCCATTAAATCATCACATAATAAGctgaatatattattaatatttagcTTAATttatctgaatctgtaaagtaactaacaTAACGTGTAAAGGAATATTTGTacatgtaactaagtacatttactgtacTTGTACCACTTTCTActtcacattatttatttttttaactttagttactttataaATTAATGTAAAACCATTTGCTGGTTCCAGATTTATTAATGTTAATATCAGTATTAACAATAGTAGtcgtaacagtatttttatagtgtggtattagtacttttactgcaacagagtatttttacagtttggtattagtacttttactataacagagtaaTTTtagtgtaacagagtatttctacagtgtggtattagtacttgtaacagtatttttgtactgtggtattagtacttgtaacagagtatttttatactgtggcattagtatttttactgtaacagagtatttctacagtaaGTATTGGAGTATTTTtgtactgtggtattagtactttattttacagtgtaACGTCAGAATGAGCTTCAGAACAAAATGTTTTCCAACTTTAAAGTCACTCGAGGTGAAAATGTAAACGAGGTTTTCAGGAGTCATCTGAGGACAcagtaaaaataaatctgtctggactCTAGAATCAACCAGCAGCATGTGAACGCAGCACTGTGCTGAGGTGACGGGAGGTAACGGCTGCTCTCTATAgtatctccatggcaacagccgCAGTACATCACGGAAGGATGTCCTCATCTGATCTGAGCGTCTCGTCTGTGTGAAGCCGATGCTCTAATTAGTCATTTTAATCTCAATTtagtttctgttatt
It includes:
- the taf1b gene encoding TATA box-binding protein-associated factor RNA polymerase I subunit B, whose amino-acid sequence is MDEEQTAGYREPCGVCSAVDWGVSDEGRFYCRSCHNVIERTREVVDSTFTPGSNRISTIGRGSRTKRPESGRQWVICEGFQFILRNQANALVKLGVSPRFKDEVLCQLWRIYLQKSRQAYTHNPARTARFNVRGPNSDSDSAADLSVMSASETDGDTNPSSSAASNAGSSSDWSQCSGSVDAASYLSARLRRSRHTLMSMKKTLALIHLALVWSREPLTLSDLLRLVNEGHVPYVNAYEELPDEMKLDGKDGLIFRVESVPPHRAVHKEAQTLLLFLQLPAFPPISRQSLLHPALLSLRYLTDANLPDELHPLVCRLMERAGMADQSLHTFDLLAHPVLPRYDVQTAALVVVTMKLVFGLDDHTEWDLSNETGDQDDKGNMFNLRRWFRLLQAALIKAQRRRDHDIARKQWTAKKPIYQVRKQKWTVMKKKRTAEQVQICFEKLSSRPANVERVDPSSFQFCWGDEDGADGPSLHQKTLDGVMTLRDDVLTPSNSTYWQPAFRDSRMCTSVYSELEARLPRMFVWLLQLFCFLLDVKPAYLLEEVLKVERRVIGSKKSRRRKKKTETRTGTRTRSRGGPETGETR